One region of Caldimonas thermodepolymerans genomic DNA includes:
- a CDS encoding general secretion pathway protein GspB has translation MSYILEALRRAEAERERGAVPGLHSHTAPPPAGEAPASLAARPWAWIGVGAAVGLLVPLAAWWFWGSQPQATGVVAAPPAAPASPALPPAPPAREAAAPVPRDPAPPVVAIAPPVVERVAPPPPPPAPAPVPAQPAAATPAAPSPAAAEPAPPPTTEARIYRQAELPDEVRRNLPALTVNGSVYSPLRADRLLILNGRPVREGEAVAQDLTLEEIRLKSAVLRYRDYRYTIDY, from the coding sequence ATGTCCTACATCCTCGAAGCCTTGCGGCGGGCCGAGGCCGAGCGCGAACGCGGCGCGGTGCCGGGCCTGCATTCGCACACGGCGCCGCCGCCCGCAGGCGAGGCACCCGCGTCGCTGGCCGCGCGCCCCTGGGCCTGGATCGGCGTGGGCGCAGCCGTCGGCCTGCTCGTGCCGCTGGCCGCATGGTGGTTCTGGGGGAGCCAGCCCCAAGCGACCGGGGTCGTGGCGGCCCCGCCTGCCGCACCGGCGTCCCCCGCCCTGCCCCCGGCCCCGCCGGCGCGCGAGGCGGCCGCTCCCGTGCCGCGGGACCCGGCGCCGCCCGTGGTGGCCATCGCGCCGCCGGTGGTGGAGCGGGTCGCCCCTCCGCCACCACCGCCCGCCCCTGCCCCGGTCCCGGCCCAACCTGCCGCTGCCACGCCGGCCGCGCCGTCGCCCGCAGCTGCCGAGCCGGCACCGCCCCCGACCACCGAGGCGAGGATCTACCGGCAGGCCGAGCTGCCCGACGAGGTGCGCCGCAACCTGCCGGCCCTGACGGTGAACGGGTCGGTGTACTCGCCCCTGCGGGCCGACCGCCTGCTGATCCTCAACGGCCGGCCGGTGCGCGAAGGCGAAGCGGTGGCCCAGGACCTCACGCTGGAGGAGATCCGGCTCAAGAGCGCGGTGCTACGCTATCGCGACTACCGCTACACGATCGACTACTGA
- a CDS encoding M20 family peptidase: protein MRITGWTVLKRLILGLLLLILLLAAAVAVNTWRQGSRQVDVPAIAPLPVDEAGLAQRLAGAIRARTVSSADDPELNADQFRLLHEHLRQSYPRVHATLKQEVVNGLSLLYTWPGSDPQARPILLMAHQDVVPIAAGTEGDWTVDPFAGEIRDGYVWGRGAWDDKGNLVAQLEAIEMLLAEGFQPRRTIYLAFGADEEVGGQRGAVEIAKLLASRGVKLEFVIDEGLLITEGVMPGLSKPAALIGIAEKGYLSVVLRVSATPGHSSMPPPRGSGAIAMMSAALKRLDDEQLPGGLRGVAREMFETLAPEMDGFGRVALSNLWLFGPLVQKQLEAGASTNAMLRTTTALTVVHAGNKDNVVPGRAEATVNFRLLPGDTQASVMEHVRRAVGSDRFELQVLSGNAEPSPVSPTQSPSYQLIQRTVREVFPGTIVAPGLMIAATDSRHFTGISDHIYRFSPVRARPEDLPRFHGTNERIATSNLAELVRFYHRLVSQATR, encoded by the coding sequence GTGCGCATCACTGGCTGGACCGTCCTCAAGCGCCTGATCCTGGGCCTTCTGCTGCTGATCCTCCTCCTTGCGGCCGCCGTTGCGGTCAACACCTGGCGACAGGGCTCTCGACAGGTCGACGTCCCGGCCATCGCACCGCTGCCGGTCGACGAGGCCGGGCTGGCGCAGCGCCTGGCCGGCGCGATCCGCGCGCGCACGGTCTCCTCGGCCGACGATCCCGAGCTCAACGCCGACCAGTTCCGGCTGCTGCACGAGCACCTGCGCCAGAGCTATCCGCGCGTGCACGCCACGCTCAAGCAGGAGGTCGTCAACGGCCTGAGCCTGCTCTACACCTGGCCCGGCAGCGACCCGCAGGCCCGCCCCATCCTGCTGATGGCGCACCAGGACGTGGTGCCGATCGCGGCCGGCACCGAGGGCGACTGGACGGTGGACCCGTTCGCCGGCGAGATCCGCGACGGCTACGTCTGGGGGCGTGGCGCCTGGGACGACAAGGGCAACCTGGTCGCGCAGCTCGAGGCCATCGAGATGCTGCTGGCCGAAGGCTTCCAGCCGCGCCGCACCATCTACCTCGCCTTCGGCGCCGACGAGGAGGTCGGCGGCCAGCGCGGCGCGGTCGAGATCGCGAAGCTGCTCGCCTCGCGCGGCGTGAAGCTCGAGTTCGTGATCGACGAGGGCCTGCTGATCACCGAAGGCGTGATGCCGGGCCTGTCGAAGCCCGCCGCGCTGATCGGCATTGCCGAGAAAGGCTACCTCTCGGTGGTGCTGCGCGTCTCGGCCACGCCCGGCCATTCGTCGATGCCGCCGCCGCGCGGCAGTGGCGCGATCGCGATGATGAGTGCCGCGCTCAAGCGGCTCGACGACGAGCAGCTGCCGGGCGGCCTCCGCGGCGTGGCGCGCGAGATGTTCGAGACGCTCGCACCGGAGATGGACGGCTTCGGGCGCGTGGCGCTGTCCAACCTGTGGCTGTTCGGCCCGCTGGTGCAGAAGCAGCTGGAGGCCGGCGCCAGCACCAACGCGATGCTGCGCACCACCACCGCGCTGACGGTGGTGCATGCGGGCAACAAGGACAACGTCGTCCCCGGCCGAGCCGAGGCCACGGTCAACTTCCGGCTGCTGCCGGGCGACACGCAGGCCTCGGTGATGGAGCACGTGCGGCGCGCGGTCGGCAGCGACCGCTTCGAGCTGCAGGTGCTGTCGGGCAACGCCGAGCCCTCGCCGGTGTCGCCGACGCAGTCGCCGTCGTACCAGCTGATCCAGCGTACCGTGCGCGAGGTCTTCCCCGGCACCATCGTCGCGCCCGGCCTGATGATCGCGGCCACCGACTCGCGCCACTTCACCGGCATCAGCGACCACATCTACCGCTTCTCGCCGGTGCGCGCCCGGCCGGAGGACCTGCCGCGTTTCCACGGCACCAACGAGCGCATCGCCACCTCGAACCTGGCCGAGCTGGTGCGCTTCTACCACCGGCTGGTGTCGCAGGCCACCCGCTAG
- a CDS encoding ExeA family protein — protein sequence MYAKFFGLKQEPFSIAPDPRYLFMSERHREALAHLLYGVRGGGGFVLLSGEIGAGKTTVCRCFLEKIPKRCNVAYIFNPKLTVEELLQAVCEEFRIPLPEGGQRALTVKDYVDRLNEFLLRTHAVGQNNVLIIDEAQNLSADVLEQLRLLTNLETSERKLLQIILIGQPELRTMLARPELEQLAQRVVARFHLDALSEAETEQYIRHRLAVAGMERPVPFDRGALRRIHELSRGVPRRINLLCDRALLGAYASGRSRVDERIVEQAAREVFGAPRKTASRPVRRMVAVGAVGVVAGAALMAAIGYAMRGTGKPVAAIAAAAPAPVASAASAGLAPRASAPAVPAAAARPQEDLPPRGTFKALIPDEQEAWRQLAAAWQLQLGPRGDACQAAQRQGVHCYRTARSTLAQIRLLDRPGILTLDDGSRDGGRVLLTRLTAEEAVLRVGDIAHTVPLSALAQVWRGDFATFWRAPAGYDNKAVSDRGPVAEWLAQQLAKVPGLPSEGPLRARIQAFQLAEGLEADGLAGPVTFMQLNRVIGVDEPRLQGVH from the coding sequence ATGTACGCGAAGTTCTTCGGACTCAAGCAAGAACCGTTTTCGATCGCGCCCGATCCACGTTACCTCTTCATGAGCGAACGCCATCGGGAGGCGCTCGCGCACCTGCTGTACGGCGTGCGCGGCGGGGGCGGCTTCGTGCTGCTGAGCGGCGAGATCGGCGCCGGCAAGACCACCGTGTGCCGCTGCTTCCTCGAGAAGATCCCCAAGCGCTGCAACGTCGCCTACATCTTCAATCCCAAGCTCACGGTCGAGGAGCTGCTCCAGGCCGTGTGCGAGGAGTTCCGCATCCCGCTGCCCGAAGGCGGCCAGCGGGCGCTGACGGTGAAGGACTACGTCGACCGGCTCAACGAGTTCCTGCTGCGCACGCACGCCGTCGGACAGAACAACGTCCTGATCATCGACGAGGCCCAGAACCTTTCGGCCGACGTGCTCGAGCAGCTGCGCCTGCTGACCAACCTCGAGACCAGCGAGCGCAAGCTGTTGCAGATCATCCTGATCGGCCAGCCCGAGCTGCGCACCATGCTGGCGCGGCCCGAGCTGGAGCAGCTGGCGCAGCGCGTCGTCGCCCGTTTCCACCTGGACGCGCTGTCCGAGGCGGAGACCGAGCAGTACATCCGCCACCGGCTTGCGGTGGCCGGCATGGAGCGGCCGGTGCCGTTCGACCGCGGCGCGCTCCGGCGTATCCACGAGCTCTCGCGTGGCGTGCCCCGCCGCATCAACCTGCTGTGCGACCGTGCGCTGCTGGGGGCCTACGCGAGCGGGCGCAGCCGCGTCGACGAGCGCATCGTCGAGCAGGCCGCGCGCGAGGTCTTCGGTGCGCCGCGCAAGACGGCGTCGCGGCCGGTGCGCCGCATGGTGGCGGTCGGTGCGGTGGGCGTGGTCGCCGGTGCCGCGCTGATGGCCGCGATCGGCTACGCGATGCGCGGTACCGGCAAGCCCGTCGCGGCCATCGCGGCGGCCGCGCCCGCACCGGTGGCTTCGGCGGCGTCCGCCGGCCTGGCCCCGCGCGCCTCGGCGCCCGCGGTGCCGGCCGCAGCGGCGCGGCCGCAGGAAGACCTGCCGCCACGCGGCACCTTCAAGGCGCTGATCCCGGACGAACAGGAAGCCTGGCGCCAGCTGGCCGCGGCCTGGCAGCTGCAGCTCGGTCCGCGCGGCGACGCCTGCCAGGCGGCTCAGCGCCAGGGGGTGCACTGCTACCGCACGGCACGCAGCACCCTGGCGCAGATCCGGCTGCTCGACCGGCCGGGCATCCTGACTCTCGACGACGGCAGCCGCGACGGCGGGCGCGTGCTGCTGACCCGGCTGACCGCCGAGGAAGCGGTGCTGCGCGTGGGCGACATCGCGCACACCGTGCCGCTGTCGGCGCTGGCCCAGGTGTGGCGCGGCGACTTCGCCACCTTCTGGCGCGCGCCGGCCGGCTACGACAACAAGGCGGTCTCGGACCGCGGCCCGGTGGCCGAATGGCTGGCTCAGCAGCTCGCGAAGGTGCCCGGCCTGCCCAGCGAAGGCCCGCTGCGCGCGCGCATCCAGGCGTTCCAGCTGGCCGAAGGGCTGGAGGCCGACGGGCTGGCGGGACCGGTCACGTTCATGCAGCTCAACCGCGTGATCGGCGTCGACGAGCCGCGCCTGCAGGGAGTGCACTGA
- a CDS encoding membrane-bound PQQ-dependent dehydrogenase, glucose/quinate/shikimate family, translating into MPVRPHASLLLLLTTLLLVIMGLALAIGGGWLLSLGGAWYYLAAGLLMLLGAALLARRRAHALWSFAALVGLTIAWSLWEAGLDWWPLAIRNNVPFLLGLLLLTPWIARRLEPPALRGGRIALGVALLAFVVVAVASWARDPHRIEGRLPPLQGNAAALDDPVPAGEWHAYGRTGHGQRYAPLDQITPQNVARLEVAWHFRTGDMRGQPGDPEETTFEVTPLKVGNRLFLCTPHQQVVALDATTGAEVWRFNPRIEGELALQHLTCRGLSYLPPGTAATPAATGRAPVGSGSQPVAAEDAPATDDCPAKLFMPTADGRLIALNPDDGQVCRSFGGGTGQIDLWANMPNKRAGGYYSTSPVVVTDRVVVVGGTVLDNVSTNEPSGVIRAFDVRTGALVWNWDPARPEATEPIAPDATYTPSSPNSWSISSVDTELGLVYVPLGNQPPDQWGGQRSEDVERYGSSVVALDLATGKVRWHFQTVHHDLWDYDVPSQPTLVDLTIDGERVPALVQPTKQGELFVLDRRDGRPLLPVEERPVPQGAVEDDRTAPTQPVSALSFEPEPLRERDMWGTTLFDQLYCRIAFRRLRYEGRYTPPSLEGTLVYPGNFGVFNWGGIAVDPVQQVAFTTPAYLAFTSQLVRRRDDTSLHVQGQQPVEPLPALNENFGAPYAVKMGAFTSPLGIPCQAPPWGHVALVDLRTGEVIWKHRNGTVRDSSPVPLPFRMGVPSLGGPLVTAGGVAFLSGTLDYYVRGYELATGRELWTQRLPAGGQATPMSYLGEDGRQYLLVVAGGHGSLGTQAGDHVIAYALPRSGQ; encoded by the coding sequence ATGCCCGTGCGACCCCACGCATCCCTGCTGTTGCTGCTGACGACCCTGCTGCTCGTCATCATGGGCCTGGCCCTGGCCATCGGCGGGGGCTGGCTGCTGAGCCTGGGCGGGGCCTGGTACTACCTGGCGGCCGGTCTGCTGATGCTGCTGGGCGCCGCGCTGCTGGCGCGCCGCCGCGCCCATGCGCTGTGGAGCTTCGCGGCGCTGGTGGGGCTGACCATCGCCTGGTCGCTGTGGGAAGCCGGCCTGGACTGGTGGCCGCTGGCGATCCGCAACAACGTGCCGTTCCTGCTCGGCCTGCTGCTGCTCACGCCCTGGATCGCGCGGCGCCTGGAACCGCCGGCGCTGCGCGGTGGCCGCATCGCGCTGGGGGTCGCGCTGCTGGCCTTCGTCGTCGTCGCCGTGGCCTCGTGGGCCCGGGACCCGCACCGCATCGAGGGGCGCCTGCCACCGCTGCAGGGCAACGCCGCGGCCCTTGACGATCCCGTGCCGGCCGGTGAGTGGCATGCCTATGGTCGCACCGGCCACGGCCAGCGCTACGCGCCGCTGGACCAGATCACGCCGCAGAACGTCGCGCGGCTCGAAGTCGCCTGGCACTTCCGCACCGGCGACATGCGGGGCCAGCCGGGCGACCCGGAGGAAACCACCTTCGAGGTCACGCCGCTCAAGGTCGGCAACCGCCTGTTCCTGTGCACGCCGCACCAGCAGGTGGTGGCCCTCGATGCGACCACCGGTGCCGAGGTCTGGCGCTTCAACCCGCGCATCGAAGGCGAGCTGGCGTTGCAGCACCTGACCTGCCGCGGACTGTCCTACCTGCCACCAGGGACCGCCGCGACGCCCGCGGCCACCGGGCGTGCGCCGGTCGGCTCCGGCTCCCAGCCCGTCGCGGCGGAAGACGCGCCGGCCACGGACGACTGCCCGGCGAAGCTGTTCATGCCCACGGCCGACGGGCGCCTGATCGCGCTGAACCCGGACGACGGGCAGGTCTGCCGCAGCTTCGGTGGCGGCACCGGCCAGATCGACCTGTGGGCCAACATGCCGAACAAGCGGGCGGGCGGCTACTACTCGACCTCGCCGGTGGTGGTGACCGACCGCGTGGTCGTGGTCGGCGGCACGGTGCTGGACAACGTCAGCACCAACGAGCCCTCGGGCGTGATCCGCGCCTTCGACGTGCGCACCGGCGCGCTGGTCTGGAACTGGGACCCGGCGCGGCCCGAGGCCACCGAGCCGATCGCGCCCGACGCCACCTACACGCCGAGCTCGCCCAACAGCTGGTCCATCTCCAGCGTCGACACCGAGCTCGGCCTGGTCTACGTGCCGCTGGGCAACCAGCCGCCGGACCAGTGGGGCGGGCAGCGCAGCGAGGACGTCGAGCGCTACGGGTCCTCCGTGGTCGCGCTGGATCTGGCCACCGGCAAGGTGCGCTGGCACTTCCAGACCGTGCACCACGACCTGTGGGACTACGACGTGCCCTCGCAGCCCACGCTGGTGGACCTGACCATCGACGGCGAGCGCGTGCCGGCGCTGGTGCAGCCGACCAAGCAGGGCGAGCTGTTCGTGCTCGACCGGCGCGACGGCCGTCCGCTGCTGCCGGTGGAAGAGCGGCCCGTCCCGCAAGGCGCGGTCGAAGACGACCGCACCGCGCCGACCCAGCCGGTCTCGGCGCTGTCGTTCGAACCCGAGCCGCTGCGCGAGCGCGACATGTGGGGCACGACCCTGTTCGACCAGCTGTACTGCCGCATCGCCTTCCGCCGGCTGCGCTACGAGGGACGCTATACGCCGCCGTCGCTGGAGGGCACGCTGGTCTATCCCGGCAACTTCGGCGTGTTCAACTGGGGCGGCATCGCGGTCGACCCGGTGCAGCAGGTGGCGTTCACCACGCCGGCCTACCTGGCCTTCACCTCGCAGCTGGTGCGACGGCGCGACGACACCTCGCTGCACGTGCAGGGCCAGCAGCCCGTCGAGCCGCTGCCCGCGCTGAACGAGAACTTCGGCGCGCCCTATGCGGTGAAGATGGGCGCGTTCACCTCGCCGCTCGGCATCCCGTGCCAGGCGCCGCCCTGGGGCCATGTCGCGCTGGTGGACCTGCGTACCGGCGAGGTGATCTGGAAGCACCGCAACGGCACGGTGCGCGACAGCTCGCCCGTGCCGCTGCCGTTCCGCATGGGCGTGCCCTCGCTGGGCGGGCCGCTGGTCACCGCAGGCGGCGTCGCGTTCCTCTCCGGGACGCTGGACTACTACGTGCGCGGCTACGAGCTGGCCACCGGGCGCGAGCTGTGGACGCAACGCCTGCCGGCCGGCGGCCAGGCCACCCCGATGAGCTACCTGGGCGAGGACGGGCGGCAGTACCTGCTGGTGGTGGCGGGCGGCCACGGTTCGCTCGGCACCCAGGCCGGCGACCACGTCATCGCGTATGCGCTGCCGCGTTCCGGTCAGTAG
- a CDS encoding acetoacetate--CoA ligase — MRPAYVPQLRLYQDWLREHRGLSFPDFESLRRWSVTDLDAFWRSIWDYDRFESPTPYTAVLEDERMPGARWFPGAQVNYAQRVFRHVGPAHAAGMPAIVSDNERGEARELSWPELRRQVASLALTLREAGVQRGDRVAAYLPNVPETVVAFLACASIGAVWSVCAPDMGTRAVLDRFRQIEPRVLIAADGIHYAGKAMDRAETVAALRADLPSVQTLVVLETPYASRRLPAELGFAEATARDDAQTAAFEPEWLPFDHPLWIVYSSGTTGLPKPIVHGHGGIALMAAASAKHFDMGTSYSANNWGERFHWYSSTGWVMWNCQVNGLLDGVTICLFDGSPSGSKDAPDWGVLWRFAAKHRITYLGAGAAFYANCMKAGLDLSQCGDLRAIRALGSTGSPLSEEVQRWGTEQFERIGTPGIWWSNVSGGTDFCGAFIAGNRELPQTPGRMQCRQIGAAVEAWNEAGQPVIDEVGELVCTRPLPSMPLYLWGDRDHARYLSSYFDVYPGVWRHGDWLRMLPDGSCIIYGRSDATINRHGLRMGTSEIYAAVEALPEVLDSMVIDLEYLGRPSRMILFVVMRPGHPLDAPMQARIRDAIRNALSPRFLPDDIIEAPEIPRTLSGKKQEVPIKKLFLGHELERVVNRDAMANPQCLAWYAQQAAAAATTRDAAQ; from the coding sequence ATGAGACCCGCCTACGTTCCACAGCTTCGCCTCTACCAGGACTGGCTGCGCGAGCATCGCGGCCTGTCCTTTCCCGATTTCGAGTCGCTGCGCCGCTGGTCGGTCACCGACCTGGACGCCTTCTGGCGCAGCATCTGGGACTACGACCGCTTCGAGTCCCCGACCCCGTACACCGCCGTGCTGGAAGACGAGCGCATGCCCGGCGCGCGCTGGTTCCCGGGGGCGCAGGTCAATTACGCGCAGCGCGTGTTCCGCCATGTCGGGCCGGCGCACGCGGCCGGGATGCCTGCCATCGTCAGCGACAACGAACGCGGCGAGGCGCGCGAGCTGTCGTGGCCCGAGCTGCGCCGCCAGGTGGCATCGCTGGCGCTGACGCTGCGCGAGGCCGGCGTGCAGCGCGGCGACCGCGTGGCGGCCTACCTGCCCAACGTGCCCGAGACCGTGGTCGCGTTCCTGGCCTGCGCCAGCATCGGCGCGGTGTGGAGCGTCTGCGCGCCCGACATGGGCACGCGTGCCGTGCTGGACCGCTTCCGCCAGATCGAGCCGCGTGTGCTGATCGCGGCCGACGGCATTCATTACGCCGGCAAGGCGATGGACCGCGCGGAGACCGTCGCGGCGCTGCGTGCCGATCTGCCCAGCGTGCAGACCCTGGTGGTGCTGGAGACGCCCTACGCCAGCCGCCGGCTGCCCGCGGAACTGGGCTTTGCCGAGGCCACCGCGCGCGACGACGCGCAGACCGCGGCCTTCGAGCCCGAATGGCTGCCCTTCGACCACCCGCTGTGGATCGTCTACTCGAGCGGCACGACCGGCCTGCCCAAGCCCATCGTGCACGGTCACGGCGGCATCGCGCTGATGGCCGCCGCCAGTGCCAAGCACTTCGACATGGGCACCAGCTACAGCGCCAACAACTGGGGCGAACGCTTCCACTGGTACAGCAGCACCGGCTGGGTGATGTGGAACTGCCAGGTCAACGGGCTGCTGGACGGCGTCACGATCTGCCTGTTCGACGGCAGCCCCTCGGGGTCCAAGGACGCGCCGGACTGGGGCGTGCTGTGGCGCTTTGCGGCGAAACACCGCATCACCTACCTGGGCGCGGGCGCGGCCTTCTATGCCAACTGCATGAAGGCCGGGCTGGACCTGTCGCAATGCGGCGACCTGCGCGCGATCCGGGCGCTGGGCAGCACCGGATCGCCACTGTCGGAAGAGGTGCAGCGCTGGGGCACGGAGCAGTTCGAGCGCATCGGCACCCCCGGGATCTGGTGGAGCAACGTCTCCGGTGGCACCGACTTCTGCGGCGCCTTCATCGCCGGCAACCGCGAGCTGCCGCAGACGCCCGGGCGCATGCAGTGCCGGCAGATCGGCGCGGCGGTCGAGGCCTGGAACGAGGCCGGCCAGCCGGTCATCGACGAGGTCGGCGAGCTGGTCTGCACGCGCCCCCTGCCCTCGATGCCGCTGTACCTGTGGGGCGACCGCGACCATGCACGCTACCTGTCGAGCTACTTCGACGTCTACCCGGGCGTCTGGCGGCACGGCGACTGGCTGCGCATGCTGCCCGACGGCAGCTGCATCATCTACGGGCGCAGCGACGCGACCATCAACCGCCACGGCCTGCGCATGGGCACCAGCGAGATCTACGCGGCCGTCGAGGCGCTGCCCGAGGTGCTCGACTCGATGGTGATCGACCTGGAGTACCTGGGCCGTCCCAGCCGCATGATCTTGTTCGTCGTGATGCGTCCCGGGCACCCGCTGGACGCGCCGATGCAGGCGCGCATCCGCGACGCGATCCGCAACGCCCTGTCGCCGCGCTTCCTGCCGGACGACATCATCGAGGCGCCCGAGATCCCGCGCACCCTGTCGGGCAAGAAGCAGGAAGTGCCGATCAAGAAGCTGTTCCTCGGCCACGAGCTCGAGCGGGTGGTCAACCGCGACGCGATGGCCAATCCACAATGCCTGGCGTGGTACGCGCAGCAGGCGGCGGCCGCGGCCACTACCAGGGATGCCGCCCAATAG